Genomic DNA from Myxococcales bacterium:
CAGGTTTCCCAGCGGTAGAAAAAATACAACAGCAAGCGCGGCAACAATTCCGGAAAGAAAATCCAGCTCGCGATCCGCATGCGCCCGGCCCCGAGGGCTCGCAGTGAGCGCGGGGCTTCGATTGGAATGTTCTCGATACTCTCGGCGCCAAGTCGACCGAGGATCCCCGCATTGTGGATCGTCAACGCGATGATGGCCGTCCATGGCGTCGGCCCGAGAATCGCCAACAGCAGGAACGCGGCGAGATACTCCGGAATCGCCCGCAGCAGTATCAGTACGAATCGAGTCGCATGACAGACCGTACTCCACGCCAATCGAAGCCACAGAGACGGCGGTCGCCCCAGGGGCAAGAACGGCTCCGGCGATGCAAAGTTTCGCGCCGCTGGCAGCGAGAGCCCGATACTGAGGACTCCGGCGAGCAGAATGGCCAGCAATGAAATCCCGAGGGTCGTGCGAGCGGCCTCGGCTCCCCGCGCAGCAAAGAGATCGCGCCCCCAGGACCACGCGATCCCCCAATCCCAATCCACACCCTGAAGCGGATAGGGTCGGACGTCGACCAAGAAGCGCGCCAGGTTCGCGCGTCGGCGCGGGGAAAAGAGATCGGCCCAATCAAACTCTCCGAGGGCCCACGACAGAATCATCAAACCGAACACCGCCCACAAGCTCGCCCGAACGAACTTGCTGCGCGGCCGATTCTGCCACAACTCCTCTACGACTTCGTCGCGACTCATGCCAAGACTCGCTTGCGAACGGCTCCACTCCAGGTGTCCGCGAGAATCACCAAGGCCAGCAATGCATAGAGGAAGGTCCACACCTCACCATAGTTGGTGGCGCTGAACGATTGGCGGATATAGAGCCCGAGGGTTGGAAAGCCAAAGAATCCGAGGACGGCGGACGAACGCAACACGCATTCGAAGCGGTAGAACGCGTAGGCGATGAGATCCGGTAGCGCCCGGGGAAGCAAGGCGAAGCAGTACGTTTGAAAGCCCGAAGCACCGAGCCCGCGCAAGGAGTGCGCGCTGTCCCGCGGTGCCTCGTCCACGAGTTCGGAAAACATCTTGGCGAGGGTGCCGCCGTAGGGGATCGCGATGGCAATTACAGCCGCGAGGCTATTGAGACCGATCGCGGCGAGAAACAATACGGCCCACATCAATTCGTGGACCGAGCGCATCAGGATGATCGTCAAGCGGCTGAGCCCACACACCGCTGGAGCAATCGAGCGTTGCATGAAACCCAGCGTCCCTTTGCCGCCGTCGATCCCCGGATTGCTCCACCACGCCGACGAAGCGGCAAACCCGAGGATGACTCCGAGAACCAGGGAAAGGCTCATTGCAGCGGCCCCGGTAATGAGCGTTGTCCAGGTCGCACGCAATGCGACGGAGAGCAGCGGCGGTGCGTCGGCGGGAACGAAGCGGCCCTCCGATTGAAGCGCTGGCGACAATGCGCGGGAGAAGAACTTGCCCGCCGTTGCGAGGCCACCCGAAGAGGGCATCAGATCTTGCAGGTGCAGATCCAACAGGGAGACTGCAATCGCACCGGCCAAAATGAGACCGATCAATATGCGGATGCGGATTCCGACCGGCTTTGGCCGGGGGAGATCATCAAGACCCATTGCGCCACATCTCGCCGCTGTCGAGGGAGTAGAGCGCATCGAACTGCTCGTCGCCGATGTCTTCGCTCGCGCAATCGAAGATCACCTTTCCATTGCGAAGGCCGACGAGTCTGGGCAGGAACTCTCGCGCCAGTTCGAGGTTGTGGAGACT
This window encodes:
- a CDS encoding ABC transporter permease subunit is translated as MSRDEVVEELWQNRPRSKFVRASLWAVFGLMILSWALGEFDWADLFSPRRRANLARFLVDVRPYPLQGVDWDWGIAWSWGRDLFAARGAEAARTTLGISLLAILLAGVLSIGLSLPAARNFASPEPFLPLGRPPSLWLRLAWSTVCHATRFVLILLRAIPEYLAAFLLLAILGPTPWTAIIALTIHNAGILGRLGAESIENIPIEAPRSLRALGAGRMRIASWIFFPELLPRLLLYFFYRWETCVRESTVLGLLGIVSLGFWIDDARTRGQMDVLVYFVILGVMIVIIGDIVSSLAREFLRRAN
- a CDS encoding ABC transporter permease subunit — its product is MGLDDLPRPKPVGIRIRILIGLILAGAIAVSLLDLHLQDLMPSSGGLATAGKFFSRALSPALQSEGRFVPADAPPLLSVALRATWTTLITGAAAMSLSLVLGVILGFAASSAWWSNPGIDGGKGTLGFMQRSIAPAVCGLSRLTIILMRSVHELMWAVLFLAAIGLNSLAAVIAIAIPYGGTLAKMFSELVDEAPRDSAHSLRGLGASGFQTYCFALLPRALPDLIAYAFYRFECVLRSSAVLGFFGFPTLGLYIRQSFSATNYGEVWTFLYALLALVILADTWSGAVRKRVLA